A single region of the Jatrophihabitans sp. GAS493 genome encodes:
- a CDS encoding vitamin B12-dependent ribonucleotide reductase: MTEAINKSAAKGKPADVADAAPSAATYPANGLVIERVYTTAGVHPYDEVSWERRDVVMTNWRDGSINFEQRGVEFPDFWSVNAANIVTTKYFRGAVGSETREWSLRQLIDRVVLKYRAAGVEHGYFASPADAELFEHELTWMLLHQVFSFNSPVWFNVGTTSPQQVSACFILAVDDTMDSILNWYREEGLIFKGGSGAGLNLSRIRSSRELLSSGGTASGPVSFMRGADASAGTIKSGGATRRAAKMVVLDIDHPDIEEFVETKAREENKIRVLRDAGFDMDLGGTDITSVQYQNANNSVRVSDEFMRAVEEGREFGLRSRTDNSVIESVDARTLFTKVAQAAWACADPGIQYDDTINDWHTNPETGRITASNPCSEYMSLDNTSCNLASLNLMKFLGDDNVFDGPKFVKAVELIITAMDISICFADFPTEAIGVNTRAYRQLGIGYANLGALLMASGLAYDSEGGRALAGAITSLMTSTSYRRSAEVAGIVGAYDGYARNASAHTRVIRKHAAANDAARPLHQNDRTLYQLAAEEWAKSLEIGARNGWRNAQASVLAPTGTIGLMMDCDTTGVEPDLALVKFKKLVGGGSMQIVNQTVPRALRVLGYQEEQIEAIVEFIASHGHVIDAPGLRHEHYEVFDCAMGARAISAMGHVRMMAAAQPFLSGAISKTVNLPESATVEEIEEVYMQGWKLGIKALAVYRDNCKVGQPLSAGKGSKAEAEPEPEKIVEFRPTRKRLPKARPSLTTSFAVGGAEGYMTAGSYPDDGLGEVFLKLGKQGSTLAGVMDAFSIAISIALQHGVPLEIYVQKFTNMRFEPAGLTDDPDIRMAQSVLDYIFRRLALDYLPFETRSALGIHTAAERTQQLDTGSYAPVEEDFETLAQSASVATPVAPADGTDHVVAETAKPAPLQVHSSTELLESIIGTSADAPLCMNCGTKMRPAGSCFVCEGCGSTSGCS, encoded by the coding sequence ATGACCGAGGCGATCAACAAGAGCGCTGCCAAGGGCAAGCCAGCCGATGTAGCCGACGCGGCTCCCAGCGCCGCCACCTATCCAGCCAATGGTCTGGTGATCGAGCGTGTCTACACCACGGCCGGTGTGCACCCGTATGACGAAGTGAGCTGGGAGCGCCGCGACGTCGTCATGACGAACTGGCGCGACGGATCCATCAACTTCGAGCAGCGTGGTGTGGAGTTCCCGGACTTCTGGTCGGTCAATGCCGCAAACATCGTGACCACCAAGTACTTCCGTGGCGCTGTTGGCAGCGAGACCCGTGAGTGGTCCCTGCGCCAGTTGATCGACCGGGTCGTCCTCAAGTACCGCGCTGCTGGTGTCGAGCATGGTTACTTCGCATCGCCGGCCGACGCTGAGCTTTTCGAGCACGAGCTCACCTGGATGCTGCTGCACCAGGTCTTCAGCTTCAACTCGCCGGTCTGGTTCAACGTCGGCACCACATCGCCGCAGCAGGTCAGTGCCTGCTTCATCCTCGCCGTCGACGACACGATGGATTCGATCCTCAACTGGTACCGAGAAGAGGGACTTATCTTCAAGGGAGGTTCCGGTGCTGGACTGAACCTGTCCCGCATCCGATCGTCTCGTGAACTCCTCTCCTCGGGTGGAACCGCGTCCGGGCCGGTTAGCTTCATGCGAGGTGCAGATGCTTCGGCCGGCACCATCAAGTCGGGAGGCGCTACCCGCCGGGCGGCAAAGATGGTCGTGCTGGACATCGATCACCCGGACATCGAGGAGTTCGTGGAGACGAAGGCCCGCGAGGAGAACAAGATCCGGGTCCTGCGGGATGCGGGTTTCGACATGGATCTCGGCGGGACGGACATCACCTCCGTCCAATACCAGAACGCCAACAACTCGGTGCGGGTCTCCGACGAGTTCATGCGAGCTGTCGAGGAGGGGCGCGAATTCGGCCTGCGGTCGCGCACCGACAACTCGGTGATCGAGTCGGTGGACGCTCGCACGCTCTTCACGAAGGTTGCCCAGGCTGCGTGGGCCTGCGCCGACCCGGGCATCCAGTACGACGACACGATCAACGACTGGCACACCAACCCCGAGACCGGGCGGATCACTGCGTCGAACCCGTGCTCGGAGTACATGAGCCTGGACAACACCTCGTGCAACTTGGCTTCGCTGAATCTGATGAAGTTCCTCGGCGACGACAACGTCTTCGATGGCCCGAAGTTCGTCAAAGCCGTTGAGCTCATCATCACCGCCATGGACATCTCGATCTGCTTCGCCGACTTCCCGACCGAGGCGATCGGTGTCAACACGCGGGCCTACCGTCAGCTCGGAATCGGGTACGCAAACCTGGGTGCCCTATTGATGGCCTCGGGCTTGGCCTATGACTCCGAAGGTGGCCGGGCGCTGGCCGGAGCGATCACATCGCTTATGACCAGTACCTCCTACCGCCGCTCCGCAGAGGTGGCTGGGATCGTCGGCGCGTATGACGGATACGCACGCAATGCCAGCGCGCATACTCGGGTCATCCGCAAGCACGCGGCGGCCAACGACGCGGCCCGCCCACTGCACCAGAACGACCGCACGCTCTACCAGCTCGCGGCCGAAGAGTGGGCTAAGAGCCTGGAGATCGGTGCCCGCAACGGCTGGCGCAACGCCCAGGCTTCGGTGCTCGCTCCGACCGGCACGATCGGTCTGATGATGGACTGCGACACCACTGGTGTGGAGCCGGACCTGGCACTGGTGAAGTTCAAGAAGCTGGTCGGCGGCGGCTCGATGCAGATCGTCAACCAGACTGTGCCGCGCGCACTGCGCGTCCTGGGCTACCAGGAGGAGCAGATCGAGGCGATCGTCGAATTCATCGCTTCGCATGGGCACGTCATCGACGCGCCGGGGCTGCGCCACGAGCACTATGAGGTCTTCGACTGCGCGATGGGCGCCCGAGCGATCAGCGCCATGGGGCACGTCCGGATGATGGCCGCGGCTCAGCCGTTCCTCTCCGGTGCGATCTCCAAGACGGTGAACCTGCCCGAGAGCGCTACGGTCGAGGAGATCGAAGAGGTCTACATGCAGGGTTGGAAGCTCGGCATCAAGGCCCTCGCCGTCTACCGCGACAACTGCAAGGTCGGGCAGCCGCTGTCGGCCGGCAAAGGCTCGAAGGCCGAGGCGGAGCCGGAGCCGGAGAAAATCGTGGAGTTCCGTCCGACCCGTAAGCGTCTGCCGAAGGCTCGCCCGTCGCTGACGACTTCGTTCGCGGTCGGCGGCGCCGAGGGATACATGACGGCCGGCTCCTACCCGGACGACGGTCTGGGCGAGGTTTTCCTGAAGCTCGGTAAGCAGGGTTCGACGCTCGCCGGTGTGATGGATGCCTTCTCGATCGCCATCTCGATCGCGCTGCAGCACGGTGTGCCGCTGGAGATCTACGTCCAGAAGTTCACCAACATGCGCTTCGAGCCAGCTGGTCTCACCGACGATCCGGACATCCGGATGGCGCAGTCGGTGCTCGACTACATCTTCCGCCGCCTCGCGTTGGACTACCTACCGTTCGAGACTCGTTCCGCCCTCGGCATTCACACCGCGGCCGAGCGGACGCAGCAGCTCGACACCGGTAGCTATGCGCCGGTCGAGGAGGACTTCGAGACGCTGGCCCAGTCGGCCTCGGTGGCAACACCA
- the nrdR gene encoding transcriptional regulator NrdR has product MRCPYCRHSDSRVVDSREHDEGQVIRRRRSCQACGRRFTTVEEATLAVIKRSGVTEPFSRTKVVHGVRRACQGRPVDDDALAQLAQQVEDAVRARGLAEVPSDEVGLAILGPLRELDEVAYLRFASVYNAFSSIDDFEKAIVELRTEHRNSLNGPSSLNGQEAHPHNPDTR; this is encoded by the coding sequence ATGCGCTGCCCGTACTGCCGTCATTCTGATTCGCGGGTGGTCGACTCCCGTGAACACGACGAGGGGCAGGTCATTCGGCGTCGCCGCAGCTGCCAGGCGTGCGGACGCCGCTTCACCACCGTCGAGGAAGCCACACTCGCGGTGATCAAGCGAAGCGGAGTCACCGAACCATTCAGTCGTACCAAGGTGGTGCACGGCGTGCGTCGGGCTTGTCAGGGTCGCCCAGTCGACGATGACGCGCTCGCTCAGCTCGCCCAGCAGGTCGAGGACGCAGTTCGTGCCCGTGGCTTGGCCGAAGTTCCCAGCGACGAGGTTGGCCTAGCCATCCTCGGCCCGCTTCGGGAGCTCGACGAGGTTGCCTACCTGCGCTTTGCCAGCGTCTACAACGCGTTCAGCTCCATCGATGACTTCGAGAAGGCAATCGTCGAGCTCCGCACCGAACACCGTAATTCGCTCAATGGCCCGAGTTCCCTCAATGGGCAGGAAGCCCACCCGCACAACCCCGACACCCGTTAG
- a CDS encoding LysM peptidoglycan-binding domain-containing protein: MASVAFLLLAHAGAQASSGPASVRQPGAVSVSSVVVHDGDTLWSIANRVDPSSDPRNVVARLRKLNGLADLTLVPGQTIRIR; the protein is encoded by the coding sequence GTGGCAAGCGTTGCTTTTCTGCTACTGGCGCATGCCGGGGCTCAGGCCTCGTCCGGGCCGGCTTCGGTGCGGCAGCCCGGCGCGGTATCGGTGTCATCAGTCGTGGTTCATGACGGCGACACACTCTGGTCCATCGCGAATCGAGTCGATCCGTCCAGTGATCCGCGGAACGTGGTCGCTCGCCTGCGCAAGCTCAACGGATTGGCCGACCTGACGCTTGTCCCGGGTCAGACCATCCGGATCCGGTGA
- the lexA gene encoding transcriptional repressor LexA, whose product MQATNVSEFPERLVRGDGLTVRQRRILEIIRDSVQDRGYPPSIREICELAGLSSTSSVAHQLRALEQKGYLRRDPNRPRAVDVRLADDPSHGSVAQDAPQTPTPAYVPVVGRIAAGGPILAEELVEDVFPLPRALVGEGTLFLLKVVGESMIDAAISDGDWVVVRQQPNANNGEIVAAMIDGEATVKTFQRRDGKVWLLPHNAAYQPIDGSNATVLGRVVTVLRKL is encoded by the coding sequence CTGCAGGCTACGAACGTGAGCGAGTTCCCTGAGCGGCTCGTGCGCGGTGACGGGCTCACCGTCCGGCAGCGCCGCATACTCGAGATCATTCGGGATTCTGTTCAGGACCGCGGCTACCCGCCGAGCATTCGCGAAATCTGCGAGCTGGCCGGACTCTCCTCCACTTCCAGCGTGGCCCACCAGCTCAGGGCGCTTGAGCAGAAGGGCTACCTGCGACGTGACCCAAACCGTCCACGGGCCGTTGACGTCCGATTGGCCGACGATCCGTCCCACGGTTCGGTAGCCCAGGACGCCCCGCAGACACCGACGCCGGCATACGTGCCTGTCGTCGGGCGGATCGCCGCCGGCGGACCGATCCTGGCCGAGGAGCTGGTCGAGGATGTCTTCCCGCTGCCTCGCGCACTGGTCGGCGAGGGGACTCTGTTCCTTTTGAAGGTCGTCGGCGAGTCGATGATCGACGCCGCAATCTCCGACGGGGACTGGGTTGTCGTACGCCAGCAGCCCAACGCGAACAACGGAGAGATCGTGGCGGCCATGATCGACGGCGAAGCTACGGTGAAGACCTTCCAGCGACGGGACGGCAAAGTATGGCTACTACCGCACAACGCTGCCTATCAGCCGATCGATGGCAGCAACGCAACTGTGCTCGGGCGCGTCGTGACCGTCCTGCGAAAGCTGTAA
- the tatA gene encoding Sec-independent protein translocase subunit TatA, with translation MGFDSPSHWLIAIAVFAVLFGYKKLPEMSRSVGRSLRIFKTEMKGLGDDDATRDAVAQSAETAAAAPETAIPVLPPVPPVTAGEVSLTKPVAADRPAAHE, from the coding sequence ATGGGATTTGATTCGCCGTCGCACTGGCTGATTGCCATTGCTGTCTTCGCAGTGCTCTTCGGATACAAGAAGCTCCCCGAAATGTCACGATCGGTAGGGCGTTCGCTACGCATCTTCAAGACCGAGATGAAGGGCCTCGGCGACGACGACGCCACGCGCGATGCCGTCGCTCAGAGCGCGGAGACCGCCGCCGCTGCTCCCGAGACGGCGATTCCCGTCCTCCCGCCCGTCCCGCCAGTCACCGCGGGCGAAGTCAGTCTCACCAAGCCTGTCGCAGCCGACCGTCCCGCCGCTCACGAGTAA
- the hflX gene encoding GTPase HflX — protein sequence MTEFLDDDLGFGSDTDESDEAGDRDSRRHLTGRSSTGDFELSERQALRRVAGLSTELQDVTEVEYRQLRLERVVLVGVWTTGTLAEAENSLAELARLAETAGSQVMDALIQRRDRPDPATYIGSGKAKELRDIVNGESADTVICDGELTPGQLRQLEQVVKVKVVDRTALILDIFAQHARSKEGKAQVELAQMQYMLPRLRGWGESLSRQVGGRAANGVGIGGRGPGETKIEIDRRRINTRMAKLRREIAGMKTARDVKRSRRTDHRVPSVVLAGYTNAGKSSLLNRLTDAGVLVENALFATLDPTVRRSETADGRIFTLADTVGFVRHLPHQLIEAFRSTLEEVAEADLILHVVDASDPDPQAQIRAVHEVLADIDATSVAEQIIFNKTDLADPAVLLQLRRLVPDALFVSARTGRGLDAVRALIEERLPRPDVQVSVLLPYTRGDLVARIHADAQMDSESHTEHGTAISARVSQELAGALEPFLQIDGVPSN from the coding sequence ATGACTGAATTTCTTGACGATGACCTTGGCTTCGGATCCGACACTGACGAATCGGACGAAGCGGGCGACCGTGACAGTCGTCGCCACCTGACTGGGCGCTCCAGCACTGGGGACTTCGAACTCTCCGAGCGGCAGGCGCTGCGGCGCGTCGCCGGATTGTCGACGGAACTACAGGATGTCACCGAGGTCGAGTATCGCCAGCTGCGACTGGAGCGGGTGGTGCTGGTCGGTGTCTGGACCACCGGCACGCTGGCCGAGGCAGAGAACTCGCTGGCCGAACTGGCCCGACTGGCCGAGACCGCCGGCTCACAGGTGATGGACGCACTCATCCAGCGTCGTGATCGCCCGGACCCCGCCACCTACATCGGCTCGGGGAAGGCCAAGGAGTTGCGCGACATCGTCAACGGCGAGAGCGCCGACACGGTGATCTGCGACGGTGAACTGACGCCAGGCCAGCTCCGCCAGTTGGAGCAGGTCGTGAAGGTGAAGGTGGTCGACCGGACGGCCCTCATCCTCGACATCTTTGCTCAGCACGCCCGCTCCAAGGAGGGGAAAGCCCAGGTCGAGCTGGCGCAGATGCAGTACATGCTGCCGCGCCTGCGTGGATGGGGCGAGTCGCTGTCCCGACAGGTCGGTGGACGGGCGGCCAATGGCGTCGGCATCGGTGGGCGAGGCCCCGGCGAGACCAAGATCGAGATCGATCGTCGACGCATCAACACCCGGATGGCGAAGCTGCGACGCGAGATCGCCGGAATGAAGACGGCCCGGGATGTGAAACGCTCCCGGCGGACGGACCATCGGGTACCCAGCGTCGTGCTGGCCGGGTACACCAACGCGGGCAAGTCATCGTTGCTCAACCGGCTCACCGACGCCGGTGTGCTGGTCGAAAACGCCCTCTTCGCCACGCTGGATCCGACCGTGCGCCGGTCCGAGACAGCAGATGGGCGGATCTTCACCCTCGCCGATACGGTGGGATTTGTCCGGCATCTGCCGCACCAGCTGATCGAGGCTTTCCGCTCGACGCTGGAAGAGGTGGCCGAGGCCGACCTCATCCTGCACGTCGTGGATGCCTCGGATCCCGACCCGCAGGCGCAGATCAGAGCGGTCCACGAGGTGCTGGCCGATATCGACGCAACGTCGGTGGCCGAACAGATCATCTTCAACAAGACAGATCTCGCCGATCCGGCCGTATTGCTTCAACTGCGCCGGCTCGTCCCGGACGCACTCTTTGTATCGGCTCGGACCGGGCGCGGGTTGGACGCCGTTCGGGCGCTGATCGAGGAACGTTTACCGAGACCGGACGTGCAGGTTTCGGTGCTGCTTCCATACACGCGGGGTGACCTCGTCGCCCGAATCCACGCCGATGCGCAGATGGACAGCGAATCGCACACCGAACACGGCACTGCTATTTCGGCCCGAGTGAGCCAAGAACTGGCCGGTGCTTTGGAGCCCTTCCTGCAGATCGACGGCGTACCCTCTAACTAG
- the dapF gene encoding diaminopimelate epimerase, producing the protein MDALQVMKGHGTENDFVVIADLDNSLDLTDHLVRALCDRRAGIGADGVLRVVASEHEPSAAADQAIAPYFMDYRNADGSLAQMCGNGVRVFVRYLQSQGLTGERVVVATRGGLKPTWLNDDGSISVEMGQPELLTERPLVQTHGGPALASSYALNIPNPHVIVPVSSSEELAELDLDRAPAVSPALPDGQNIEFVVQLGPRHLQMRVHERGVGETRSCGTGICAAVVASALAADTPQDDTRWRVDVPGGTCSVVWRTDGSVVMTGPAVLVATIDIDAQWLARAKQCD; encoded by the coding sequence GTGGACGCGCTGCAGGTGATGAAGGGACACGGAACCGAGAACGACTTTGTCGTGATCGCTGACCTGGACAACTCCCTGGACCTCACCGACCACTTGGTTAGGGCCCTCTGCGACCGACGAGCTGGAATCGGTGCCGACGGCGTGCTCCGGGTGGTGGCCAGCGAACACGAGCCGTCTGCTGCGGCGGACCAGGCCATCGCCCCGTACTTCATGGACTACCGCAACGCCGACGGCTCATTGGCGCAGATGTGCGGCAACGGCGTGCGCGTCTTCGTCCGCTACCTGCAGAGTCAGGGTCTGACTGGTGAGCGTGTCGTCGTCGCGACGCGAGGCGGGCTGAAACCGACATGGTTGAACGACGACGGCAGCATCAGCGTTGAGATGGGACAGCCGGAGCTGCTTACCGAGCGACCGCTGGTGCAGACGCACGGCGGCCCGGCCCTCGCCTCGAGTTACGCACTGAATATCCCCAATCCGCACGTGATTGTTCCGGTGAGCAGCTCCGAGGAGTTGGCCGAGCTGGACCTAGACCGGGCACCCGCGGTCTCGCCGGCGTTGCCGGACGGGCAGAACATCGAGTTCGTGGTGCAGCTCGGGCCGCGTCACCTGCAGATGCGCGTGCACGAACGCGGGGTTGGCGAGACACGATCTTGTGGGACCGGCATCTGCGCGGCAGTGGTTGCCTCGGCCCTGGCCGCCGACACGCCACAGGACGACACGCGTTGGCGCGTCGACGTCCCGGGGGGAACCTGCAGCGTCGTCTGGCGAACCGACGGCAGCGTCGTGATGACCGGGCCGGCGGTCCTGGTCGCCACGATCGACATCGATGCGCAGTGGCTGGCTCGGGCCAAGCAGTGCGATTGA
- the miaA gene encoding tRNA (adenosine(37)-N6)-dimethylallyltransferase MiaA: MADVIAVVGPTATGKSDLAVALAQRLDGEVINADSMQLYEGMDIGTAKLTVAERGGVVHHLLDVWPLAQSAAVAQYQLLAREAIADIRRRGRTPILVGGSGLYLRGALDNLEFPGESAEIRGRLALELDELGAAEMHARLASVDAAAADAILPTNARRILRALEVIEITGAPFLATMPAFESVYNCLQIGLDRSDLDDRVALRVDRMMSQGLLDEIRGLLPKGLRQSPTAGKALGYAQLLNCVDDQGEVTGDLTEALAITVRATRRFVRRQRSWFRRDPRVRWLDGAAADLTTQALRLVLP; encoded by the coding sequence ATGGCCGACGTCATCGCCGTCGTCGGCCCGACGGCTACTGGAAAATCCGATCTGGCAGTCGCTCTCGCGCAGCGGTTGGACGGCGAGGTGATCAACGCCGATTCGATGCAGCTCTACGAGGGCATGGACATCGGGACGGCCAAGCTGACCGTCGCTGAGCGGGGCGGGGTCGTCCACCACCTGCTTGACGTATGGCCGCTGGCCCAGTCCGCCGCGGTCGCGCAGTATCAACTGCTGGCGCGCGAGGCGATCGCCGACATCCGGCGGCGCGGGCGTACCCCGATTCTCGTCGGGGGTTCGGGGCTTTACCTTCGGGGTGCGCTGGACAATCTGGAGTTCCCGGGGGAGTCCGCGGAGATTCGGGGGCGTCTGGCCCTGGAGTTGGACGAACTCGGCGCGGCGGAGATGCACGCTCGGCTGGCGAGCGTCGATGCGGCCGCGGCCGACGCCATTCTGCCCACGAATGCTCGCCGGATTCTCCGGGCGCTGGAGGTCATCGAGATCACCGGCGCCCCGTTCTTGGCCACCATGCCGGCCTTCGAATCGGTCTATAACTGTCTGCAGATCGGGCTGGATCGCAGCGACCTGGACGATCGGGTCGCGCTGCGGGTCGACCGGATGATGAGTCAGGGCCTGCTCGATGAGATCCGGGGGCTGCTGCCGAAGGGGCTGCGGCAGAGCCCGACGGCGGGGAAAGCGCTGGGTTACGCCCAACTGCTGAACTGCGTCGATGACCAGGGCGAGGTCACCGGAGACCTGACCGAGGCATTGGCGATCACGGTTCGGGCAACGCGGCGGTTCGTCCGCCGTCAGCGCTCCTGGTTTCGACGCGATCCCCGCGTTCGCTGGCTCGACGGCGCGGCCGCCGACCTCACGACACAAGCGCTGCGGCTCGTGCTGCCCTAG
- a CDS encoding DUF349 domain-containing protein: MTLLEQRLNSGAGDPAATRVQASALREQLQTASVVGDVAGLDARLQTLLGKTDEKIVASAAARQQARSEAIAAKEALVAEAEQIATSATSWKTSGDRLRTIVDEWKLIKGIDRKTDEALWKRFAAARDAFGKRRGQHFAQLDEQRGVAKSTKEQLVAQAEALSDSTDWKETAAALRGLMDQWKAAPRGNRNVEDALWARFRAAQDAFFARRSATFSERDAEQSVNLTKKLELVAEAEAIDVSDVKQAQSTLRDIQSRFEEVGHIPRDSMRRTDDRMRAAEKRVADAADAEWRRGSVESNPFLSALRERLAEAEAKLERAEKSGDATRIAKAQEEVASRRALLPTD, from the coding sequence GTGACACTCCTCGAGCAACGCCTCAATTCCGGCGCCGGAGACCCGGCGGCTACCCGCGTCCAGGCAAGCGCGCTGCGCGAGCAACTGCAGACCGCCTCCGTGGTCGGCGACGTGGCCGGTCTGGATGCGCGACTGCAGACCCTGCTCGGCAAGACGGACGAGAAGATCGTCGCCAGCGCCGCCGCGCGACAGCAGGCTCGTAGCGAGGCCATCGCCGCCAAGGAGGCGCTGGTCGCAGAGGCCGAGCAGATTGCCACTTCGGCGACTTCGTGGAAGACGTCCGGTGATCGGCTGCGCACCATCGTCGACGAGTGGAAGCTCATCAAGGGCATCGATCGCAAGACGGACGAGGCCCTCTGGAAGAGATTCGCTGCGGCTCGCGATGCGTTCGGCAAGCGCCGCGGTCAGCATTTCGCCCAGCTTGACGAACAGCGTGGCGTGGCCAAGAGCACGAAGGAACAGCTCGTCGCGCAGGCCGAGGCGCTGTCGGACTCCACGGACTGGAAGGAGACCGCAGCCGCGCTACGCGGTCTGATGGATCAGTGGAAGGCTGCCCCGCGCGGCAACCGCAACGTCGAAGACGCGCTCTGGGCGCGTTTCCGTGCCGCGCAGGACGCGTTCTTCGCGCGTCGTTCGGCGACGTTCTCCGAGCGCGACGCCGAGCAGTCGGTCAACCTGACCAAGAAGCTCGAACTCGTCGCAGAAGCAGAAGCCATCGACGTCAGCGACGTGAAGCAGGCCCAGTCGACGCTGCGCGACATTCAGTCGAGGTTCGAAGAGGTGGGCCATATTCCACGCGATTCGATGCGACGCACCGACGATCGCATGCGGGCCGCCGAGAAGCGGGTCGCCGACGCGGCGGATGCCGAGTGGCGCCGCGGCAGCGTGGAGAGCAACCCATTCCTCAGTGCGCTGCGAGAGCGGCTGGCCGAGGCCGAAGCGAAATTGGAGCGGGCCGAGAAGTCCGGCGACGCAACTCGGATTGCGAAGGCGCAGGAGGAGGTCGCGTCTCGGCGCGCACTGCTGCCCACCGACTAG
- the miaB gene encoding tRNA (N6-isopentenyl adenosine(37)-C2)-methylthiotransferase MiaB, whose translation MTSSRTYAIRTYGCQMNVHDSERLSGLLEAAGYRRAPGDAGDEVDLVVFNTCAVRENADNRLYGNLGHLLPAKRRRDGMQIAVGGCLAQKDRDVIIEKAPWVDVVFGTHNLASLPVLLERARHNESAQVEIVEALQNFPSDLPSRRESPYSAWVSISVGCDNTCTFCIVPSLRGAETDRRPGDVLAEIEALVDSGVVEVTLLGQNVNSYGRSFGDKLAFGKLLRACGQIEGLDRVRFTSPHPRDFTDDVIDAMAETPNVCPQLHMPLQSGSDEMLRAMRRSYRQQRYLQIIETVRDRIPDAAITTDIIVGFPGETEADFEQTLEVVRLARFASAFTFQYSKRPGTPAATMPDQIPKAIVQERYERLVALQEEISAAQGRALIGTEVEVLVNATDGRKDADTGRVSGRSRDGRLVHVAVDRDAITVAPGDVLRSRVTYAAPHHLVADGPVIEHRRWRGSGSGNEAIAVASAAAPKLLSIGSRPPL comes from the coding sequence ATGACGAGCTCACGCACCTACGCGATCCGCACCTACGGCTGCCAGATGAATGTCCACGACTCGGAGCGGCTCTCGGGGCTGCTGGAGGCGGCCGGCTACCGTCGCGCGCCGGGTGATGCCGGTGATGAGGTCGACCTGGTCGTCTTCAACACCTGCGCGGTGCGTGAGAATGCGGACAACCGGCTCTACGGAAACCTGGGGCATCTGCTGCCGGCGAAACGGCGCCGGGATGGAATGCAGATCGCCGTAGGAGGCTGTCTGGCCCAGAAGGATCGCGACGTGATCATCGAGAAGGCGCCGTGGGTCGACGTCGTCTTTGGAACGCACAATCTGGCGAGTCTGCCCGTCCTGCTGGAGCGGGCCCGGCACAACGAATCGGCGCAGGTCGAGATCGTGGAGGCGCTGCAGAACTTTCCTTCAGATCTTCCGAGCCGGCGCGAATCGCCCTATTCAGCCTGGGTCTCGATCTCCGTCGGGTGTGACAACACGTGCACCTTCTGCATCGTGCCGAGCCTGCGGGGCGCAGAGACTGATCGCCGACCGGGTGACGTGCTCGCCGAGATCGAAGCGCTCGTTGACTCCGGGGTCGTCGAGGTCACGCTGCTCGGTCAGAACGTCAACTCCTACGGACGCTCCTTCGGCGACAAGCTCGCGTTCGGAAAACTCCTGCGTGCCTGTGGCCAGATCGAGGGGCTCGACCGGGTCCGCTTCACCAGCCCACATCCTCGGGACTTCACCGATGACGTCATCGACGCGATGGCTGAAACGCCGAACGTCTGCCCGCAGCTACACATGCCGTTGCAGTCCGGCTCCGATGAGATGCTCCGGGCAATGCGACGGTCATACCGGCAGCAGCGCTATCTCCAGATCATTGAGACCGTGCGCGACCGTATTCCGGACGCCGCGATAACCACCGACATCATTGTCGGGTTCCCCGGCGAGACGGAGGCCGACTTCGAGCAGACGCTCGAAGTGGTCCGCCTGGCCCGGTTCGCCAGCGCGTTCACTTTCCAGTACTCCAAGCGTCCCGGCACTCCGGCCGCGACGATGCCGGACCAGATCCCGAAAGCGATCGTCCAGGAGCGCTACGAGCGACTTGTCGCGTTACAGGAGGAGATCTCCGCAGCGCAGGGCCGGGCGCTCATCGGTACTGAGGTCGAGGTGCTGGTCAACGCGACCGACGGTCGAAAGGACGCGGACACCGGCCGGGTCTCGGGGCGCTCGCGTGACGGTCGGCTGGTGCACGTCGCCGTCGACCGCGATGCCATCACGGTCGCACCGGGCGACGTCCTGCGCTCGCGCGTCACCTATGCCGCGCCCCATCACCTAGTCGCCGATGGTCCGGTCATCGAGCATCGGCGGTGGCGAGGCAGCGGCTCCGGAAACGAAGCGATCGCCGTTGCGAGTGCGGCGGCACCGAAGCTGCTCAGCATCGGCTCCCGTCCGCCGCTGTGA